The genomic DNA ACTACGATGATATTCCAGTGGACGCTTCCGGTAAGGATGCTCCTGAACCAATTACAGAATTTACCTCTCCACCATTGGACGAATTgttattggaaaatatcaagCTAGCCCGTTTCACCAAGCCAACTCCAGTGCAAAAATACTCTGTCCCTATCGTTGCCAACGGTAGAGATTTGATGGCTTGTGCGCAAACTGGTTCCGGTAAGACCGGTGGGTTTTTGTTCCCCGTCTTGTCCGAATCTTTCAAGACCGGTCCATCCCCTCAACCAGAAGCTCAAGGCTCCTTCTACCAAAGAAAGGCCTACCCAACCGCCGTTATCATGGCCCCAACCAGAGAATTGGCTACACAAATTTTCGACGAAGCCAAGAAATTCACCTACAGATCCTGGGTCAAGGCTTGTGTCGTGTACGGTGGTTCTCCAATCGGTAACCAACTAAGAGAAATCGAACGTGGTTGCGATCTTTTGGTCGCTACCCCAGGTCGTTTGAACGATTTGTTGGAACGTGGTAAGATCTCTTTGGCCAACGTCAAGTACCTGGTCTTGGATGAAGCTGATAGAATGTTGGATATGGGTTTCGAACCTCAAATCAGACATATCGTCGAAGACTGTGACATGACACCTGTTGGTGAAAGACAAACCCTTATGTTCTCAGCCACTTTCCCAGCTGATATCCAACATTTGGCCCGTGATTTCTTAAGTGACTACATCTTTTTATCCGTCGGTAGAGTCGGTTCTACTTCTGAAAACATTACCCAAAAGGTCTTGTACGTTGAAAACCAAGATAAGAAATCCGCCCTATTAGATTTATTGTCTGCCACCACTGATGATGGTTTGACTTTGATTTTCGTGGAAACAAAGAGAATGGCCGACCAATTGACAGATTTCTTGATCATGCAAAACTTCAGAGCTACTGCCATTCACGGTGACCGTACTCAATCCGAAAGAGAACGTGCCTTGGCTGCTTTCAGATCTGGTGCCGCCAGTCTATTGGTTGCCACCGCTGTTGCTGCTAGAGGTTTAGATATTCCAAACGTCACCCACGTTATCAACTACGACTTGCCAAGCGATGTCGATGATTACGTCCATAGAATTGGTAGAACCGGTCGTGCCGGTAACACCGGTCTTGCCACCGCCTTCTTCAACAGCGAAAACGCTAACCTTGTCAAAGGTTTGCATGAAATTTTGACTGAAGCTAACCAAGAAGTTCctccatttttgaaagacgCTATGATGAGTGCTCCTGGTAGCAGAAGCAACAGTCGTAGAGGCGGTTTCGGTCGCAGCAGTGGTAACAGAGATTACCGTAAGAGTGGCGGCGGCGCTAGCGCTGGTGGCTCCTGGGGAGCTCCAAAGAGTAGAGAGGGCTCCTTCAGAGGTGGCAGCGGCAGTGGCAGCGGTTGGGGTAGCGACAACAAATCATCTGGCTGGGGTAACAGCGGTGGTTCTTCAAACAACTCTTCTTGGTGGTGATTTACTAGCGTATTAGGATGCGGCTTTGCTATCTATCCTAgtatgttttctttttctttttccaatcACTTTTTTAACCAAGTCCTGAAAATACTgtgttgtttgtttctCTCTAGCCATTGATTGGTCCCATATGttgtttattttctctcATTGGGAGCCATTGCCctgttgcttttttttttctcctaCCTTTTTCTCTCCACTGATTAttatttgtctttttttcatggtTCTAATATTATTTTACAATTGTACTATAGAATGCCTTTGCTAATATTAactaaaaattaaagatttTCACTATGAATATAAGCGATTGAGATTTTGCATcttttataaaaaagatgaaggaATTATCATCCCTACCATTATGTTTTCCACCACATTTGCTTGATTGCTTCAACcaatatattcattaaaCTGACTATTACtatgttatttttattttcactCTTTCcgttttcagttttttttgaatgaaaacTTTATTTTGAACAGTGTTGTTTGaccttttttgtttgttattgttactTTTTACCTTACGAAAATATTCTTACTGTTCACAGTACCATTGTATAATAGTATTCATTTCCTTcctacatttttttccccaTGTTCAGGAATAAGGCTCTATTTTTCTGACCTGCCTTATTTTCTTATAATTTATTTGTGTTTTGTAGATAGAATAAACATCAACAGTATAATTCATAATACTTTCTATTGCTATATATTcgtttttgctttttcatttggttaCTTAAAGAAGTTGCCTAATATTTACAAGTTTAGTGATACATAGTTAATTCTCCATAAACAATAGTGTAACATTACCACTGGTAATACCAATACGGGTTTGACTTTTCTTCAGGTTCTTGTTTTACTAGATCATAAGGATCATCGTCAGCAAATCTCCTGGCAGATAAATCATTTTTCGTTCTATCCAAATACAATCGCTTTACTTTGTTCAAAACATCCGTTTCATCTTTGGCCACCTCGTACAGGGAACTAATGATCGGCCTGTCTCTAGGGCAACTCGATTCTTTTCCGTCCGTTTCCATATAACGTTCGTAGCCGGTTTCAATTAGTTTTTCTAGCGGTTCTCTAATGCACACATCAATACCTCTTGGAACCCATATTTCATGAAGCCCTTTGAAATCATACTTTCCCGTGGTTCGCAGTAAAATATACCCTAGATTTTTTAGTACAATCTCTATACTACCAACAAAAGGTGGAATTGCATATCGCGCATATTGCTCCTTGTCGCATAATGGACTTTTAATTCCACAACACTGCGATAATGCATGCGTTCCCGACGACGAAACACACGAGCTAAAAACTTCAATACCCTTTTCGATatgtttgaatttggtcGATGGGCCTGGAATGTACTTCACGATTTGATTTATGGACCCTTCTGGGGGCACCAAGTAAAAAAGGCCTCCGACGGTATAACATGCACCTTGTGAAGTACCGCACATCGACtcataatttttcttcttcacctgCTTACGGTTGAATAAGTTCGTCTTTCGTATTCTTTGAAGCCAATCTTTATCGAATAATTCTTCTAAGCGCAATCCAGATGTAGGCATAGAATAACCTGGCAGATCGAAAATAATTTTACCAGACGCTTGATAAGCCTGTATGGATCTAGTCAAATTAGGAATATGCGATACGCCAGCAGCCTGGGTCCTGAAGAAATTTCTCGGCTTATTGAGAGCTTCTTGCATCACTTCTTTGGAAGGCGAGTTGATTTGGCCCGTCGGATtcactttgattttataCCCAAGGTATCTTTGTAGAAGAGAGTTAATTAAAGTTGATTTACCAACATTAGGATTCCCCAATAAATACGTGTAGTTTCTGAGGGAGTTGTAAAGCATGGAAATAttccagtttttcaatGCAGATATAGCAAATGTTTTATTTGAGTCGATCCTTAAATTATACTTCAGAAACTGTTTCATAAAAATAGGGACCTTCTTGCTAACAGAAGTCTTGTCCTTGAACAGTTGGTCGCTTTTGGTCAACAACAATGTGGCATCCAAATCATGactttttaaaatattagGGTTCATATGCAAAGGAAATTCTACAAAAGGAACTATATGCATAACGTTTGAATTCTTAGGGATATAGTTTAGAACTTCATCTAATGCACTCTCAGGAAACTCTTTAAACTCATAACGATTTTGGTGGAGGGCATCGCTGCATCTTTTGCAAATAATTCTTGATGACAATTCGtctttggtttcttcgATATCCGTGGTGGTGATGTGATCTCGATCATGTAAAGCCGCTTGCTTCGACAGTTGTATATCTTGACTGAACAGTAAATATTTCAGATCATGTATATCGGGCTTTGATCTTGAATCAGGCAGCTTCTTTGGCTTCGTATAGTATCCTGCTATACTAGAGTCCTGATCTTGTAGTTTTATAGAACACGATGCACAATTTACCTTCGTTATCACACTACCGGAAAACTGACGTGCCCCTCGAAAAACAAGTCTTAGTTTCAACATCCCCGCATACTAAGTTGCTTCAAGTAACTGTATGTAGTGCTTGAAAGGTTTATCTGCAAGCATACTTCTATTATAGACTATTATCCTGGATTTTAAGCTGTAAGTCGATTGTATCATCTCCAACgatttctgaaaaattttctgtttttttttccgatgagatgagcttgaaatttttttggaataatAGAAACATACCTTTTGTATGTGAATTTCTTATTGATGCCAATTTTTGGGCAAAGAATTAGATCTACGAAGCCAGCAATAAACCGAGTAGAGATGGGTAAAGTTTCTAAATCAACGAAAAAGTTTCAATCGAAACATTTGAAGCACACCCTCgaccaaagaaagaaggaaaagaaccaaaagaagagaatcCAAGGTCGTCGTGGTAATAAGactgatgaagaaaaagccaATGCTGCTGGTACTAAAGAATTCCAACAGTTGAAAAAAGCTTCTAAGGAGgaagttttcaaagacatGTCTGTGGAaaacttctttgaaaagggtattgaaattccaaaagagaataaaaaattgaaaaagaaacagacTGCCAAGGATGAATCTGATGAGGACTCATCTTccgaggaagaagaggacaTGGGACAAAGCATGGCAAAGCTGGCTGAAAAGGATCCAGAGTTTTACAAGtatttggaagaaaatgataagGATTTGCTGGATTTTGGAGGAAGCAATCCATTGGATGGAATTAACggtgaagatgaagatgctgAAGCTGGCAAGAAAATCACTGAAACATCTGAACAAGTTGAGCATGTAAAAGAGAAGGTTGCGCTTTCTTTGAAGTTGGTTAAACAATGGAAAACACAATTACATGATTCGCCAAACTTGAAGCTATTGAGGAACATTGTCAGTGCTTTCAAGGTGGCTGtaaatttgaataaagaagaaaacattgaAGACTACAAGTACGCAATTACCGATGAAAAGGCATTTCACGAACTGATGTTTATGGTCTTGAAGGATGTACCACAGGCAATTCAGAAAATGGCCCCATACAAGATTGTTAAAGGTTCAAGAACTTTACCAAATGGAGGTACcgtttcaaaaatgtcGTCCATTGTCAAATCGCATGCTGGTTCTCTATTGATCTTATTGAACGATATTACCAATACCGAGACTGCTGCTTTAATTTTGCATTCTGTCAATGAATTGATGCCTTACCTTTTATCATATAGAAGGATCTTAAAGGAACTTATCAAATCAATTGTTGATGTATGGTCGACAACGAGAGAATTGGAAACACAGATTGCTTCTTTTGCCTTCTTGATAAACACCACCAAggaattcaagaaatccaTGCTAGAAACAACTTTGAAAACCACTTACTCTACTTTCATTAAAAGTTGTCGTAAAACAAATATGCGTTCTATGCCTTTGAttaatttccaaaaaaattcagcTGCTGAACTGTTCGGTATTGATGAAGTCGTCGGTTACCAAATCGGGTTTGAATATATTAGACAGTTGGCCATCCATTTAAGAAACACTATGAACGCAACGACTAAACAATCAAGCAAAGTTAACTCTGCTGAAGCTTACAAAATTGTATACAACTGGCAATTTTGTCATTCCTTAGATTTCTGGTCTCGCGTTTTATCATTTGCATGTCAAccagaaaaggaaaatggcCGTGAATCTCCACTGAGACAGTTGATTTATCCATTGGTTCAAGTTACTTTAGGTGTAATCAGACTAATTCCAACGCCTCAATTTTTCCCATTAAGATTTTACCTGATTAAATCACTAATTAGACTTTCTCAAAATAGTGGCGTATTCATTCCAATATACCCTCTTCTTTCTGAAATTTTAACCTCAACTGCTTTCACTAAGGCACCTAAGAAAAGTGTCAACCTGGCCGCTTTTGACTTTGATCACAATATCAAATGTACACAAGCTTACCTAAACACTAGAGTATACCAAGAAGGTTTATCTGAACAATTTGCGGACTTATTAGGTGATTATTTTGCTCTATATTGTAAAAACATCGCATTTCCCGAACTTGTGACACCAGTGATTATCTCCTTGCGTCGTTATATCAAGACTTCGATTAACATCAAATTCAACAAACGTTTATCAAACATCGTCGAAAAATTAAACCAAAATAGCGCATTTATTCAAGACAAGAGATCTGACGTTGAATTTGGGCCAAACAACAAATCCGAAGTTTCAAGATTCTTGAACGATGTAGCTTGGGAGAAAACGCCTTTAGGTTCATACGTTATTGTGCAACGCgaagtcaaagaagaaaaggctaGATTAATGAGAGAAAGTTTGGAAGAGcaagacaaagaaaaagaaatggatgaAGTCAAACTGTTAAGAGATCTCGAAAGTGATGAAGACAACGAAGACGTTGAAATGTCAGACGCTTAGGGTTAAATTAGCATTGGATTCCTCGTTTTGGATTCTAAATacttaaatatataaactGTGTAAAATAAacatgaatttttcaaaatgttaTATCTTTGTGTTTAAAGCggtttttcttcataaaggcaaaaaatcatatataaacaataaaaccgacaattttcttttgcgtttaattctttaaaaGTTTTATAATGACAGATACAATTATTAAGTAAGATATAAAATTTATTACGAGATACCAGGTTCTTATTGCTGAAATATATCTTCCAGTCTTAATCTTGGGGCAATATTCATGGATAATAATTCCTGGAATAGCAATTTTGCAGCATATGGAATAGTCattttgatgatattttccGCACTTTTACAAGTAGTACACCAACCACTGTAACCCATTAACCCACATTTATCACACACATCAACTTCAAAAGCATCAGAACTAATCATTAATCTTTCCAATAATAATTGAGAGGCACCGTAAGCGATGACACAGTCTCTTTCCATTTCACCTAATCTCAGACCACCATCTCTGGATCTACCTTCGGTAGGTTGACGCGTCAGGACAGCCCTAGGACCACGGGCTCTTGCGTGCATTTTATCCAAGACCATATgcttcaatttttgataataaatTGGCccaaaaaagatatatGCCTGTAAACATTCACCCGTTATACCGGAGTACAACATATCTTTACCTGAATAACTAAAACCTTGATCGACCAAGATCTTGGACATATCTTCCAGTTTAGAACCTCCAAAACAAGTACCGTATTCTAGGGAACCATTCAGAACACCTGCTTTACCCGATATCAATTCGATCATTTTGCCCACAGTCATACGCGATGGGAAACCGTGAGGGTTCATAATAATATCTGGCACAATACCTTGATCATTGAAAGGCAtgtcttcttgtttgaCAATAATACCACAAACACCCTTTTGTCCATGTCGAGATGAGAATTTATCACCCAATTCAGGCCTTCTACTTTGTCTTAAGAGGACTTTGATCAAAGCTTGATCATTATCAGAAACGGACATCATGACTTGGTCAATATGGGAAGGCTCAGGACCTCTATATATGACCGGAGTTTCTCTGTACTGAGTTTGAACGTTCACAttatttggatttggaGCGTCAGTCGAATTAGTTGGAACAGATTTGTTGATATAAATCTGACCGCTTTTGACTCTCATACCCACTTCACCTAAACCATCAGGACCCAAAGATTGATGTTGCCATATAGGTTCACCGTTTTCGTCAACACGCATACCCCCGATAATATCTTGAGTATGGTTTGCgtatcttttcaaaacagtTGTTGTCTTTCTACGAGTTTCACAACGACCAAAGCCTCTATCAATAGACGACTTGTTTAGGACTAAAGCATCTTCAATATCATAACCAGAATATGACATGACAGCAACTGTAGCATTCTGCCCAGCAGGTAATTTATCATAGTCGATTAATTCAATCGTTTTGGTTTTGACCATTGGTTCTTGTGGATAAGTCATCAAGTATAGCAGCGTGtctattcttttgaattggTTATATGCAATAGCACCAATGGCTTGCTTACCCATCGCACATTGATATGTGTTACGTGGAGATTGGTTATGGTGTGGATATGGAATCAAACCAGCAACGGCACCTAATATAGTGAAGGGCTCTATTTCTAGATGTGTCATTGAAGGGATAAcatctttttcatataATGCAATGTAAGAatcgttttcttcgttGACATCCAAATATTCCACCAACCCAAGCTTCAAAAAGTCATCAAAATCTAATTCTCCATCTAGTAGTTGGCGTAAATGAGTATCCTTAACAAGGGATTGACCATCGGACACGATGATTAAAGGTCTACAAATTCTACCACCATCAGTGGCGATATGAACAGCCATTTGGTGTGAGTTTGAGTAAATTGAGATAAACTCAGAAACTTTACCTGTTCTTCTTAAATCCCTGAATTGAGTGACAAATTTTATTGGAAATCTAATTGAACCAATTAAAGTACCGTTTAAGTAAACACCATAGTTCAAGTGCAATGAAGCACTATCAATTAAAGTTATATCCTCTAcaccaagaacaaaacatagtttctttataggttcttcttcatcatctgtaGTAATATGAGTCATTAATgctaaatttttcactagaCCACAAGCTTCACCTTCCGGAGTATCGGCGGTACAAAGCATACCGAATTGAGAAGGTTGTAACGCTCTTGGACCAGaaacttttcttgatttttcaaattgagaCGAAATTCTTGTCATCATACCCAATGCTGAGATATAAGATAATCTAGAAAGAACATGAGTAACACCTGCTCTTTCCATCTTAAATCTTTTCAGGGACCAATTACCCGTTGAAATAGCTCTGTTCAATCCGCTGGTGATATTATTTGAATGCACGTTGATGGATAGCAATGCATCGTATTCCATTGCTCTGTTcggttttttcaaaaccttATCGATACTTAATTTAAAATCATTattgaactttttgaataaatcttcaaacaataaagaaatcaatTGACCAGCCAATTCAAGACGCTTATTACCAACATAATCTCTATCATCAATCATTTTAGGATTATACATTGCCATTACCACTCTCCGTGTCATCATTGCAATATATAGAGCCTTTTCCCTAAAGTCAAGGGCCTCTACGGTCAAATGAGCAATGACTGTGGTCGCAATGGCTTCTATACCTTCTTGCAAAATAGACAGTTTCTGTCTTCTCATCGTCTTCACTTTGGCGCCAATGTATTCTAATGCTTGTTGTTGTGTATAAATGTctaattttgaagattccTCCAGATTGACAGCAAAAAGGTCTTGATAACTACTGTCATTACCGCAAACCAACTGCATGATTTCTAAATCTGATAAAATACCGCAAGCTTTGAGAACAACGGCGATAGGAATTTCTTCTGCGATGGAGTTATGCTTTAGGTAAATCTTACCATTCTTGGTGATAACATAAGtcttggattttctttcatgGGTAGATGAAGTGACGGAAGCCTGAAcaatgttctttttttcatcagcTTCTACAATGATACGATTCTTAGATAATTGttcttgaacaagaatGACTTTCTCGGTACCATTAACGATGAAATAACCACCTGGATCCAATGGGCATTCGTTCAGTTTCGCCATTTTTGATTCGTCGGCGTCGAATAGAATACACTTATTAGACCTTAGCATGATGGGCATCCTGCCAATTTCTACGTCTTTATGCATGATAATATTCCTACCTCTGGTATATTCTATGTCCACGTAAATAGGTGCGGAATAGGTCATGTCTCTAAGTCTACACTCATGAGGTGGCGTCAAGTAGTCCTTTGTCGAAGAAGAGGACTTCTTCCCCACTCTAATATCGacatatttcaaataaaacTCTGGATCGACATCACTTAAAATCAATTGATTTGCCTTtatgattttctttaagtCTGTATCAACGAAATAGTTGAACGAATCGAGATGCTGTTTGACCAAACCTTTAACTTTTAAGAATGCAGGCAAAAGATTCCACTTATCCTGGGCGGTATTAATCTCATCGGTGATCTTCTTACCTTTATACACTGGTTTCAATAAATCTTCAAACGCTTCGTCTTTCACATGTTTATGGACATGGGTTTTCCGTCTTTTCGTTGCATCAACCATCTTTCAGTAAAACACTTAGCCCAAAATGGTCAGAACACACAATTATCGATACTCTGGACGCTTTTTACATCCCTTCTGAACTGCTCCTTTGGTCATCACTATAGCACAGatcgaaaatttttcagctcATCTTACAATTCTAGTTTCCGTATAACATGATTTGAGAACCACATAGCTACACTTAAGGACTATTTATATCTCTATGCGCAATTATCCGGTAAATAAGGAACAATATAAGTATACACGCATACACAAACTCAGACTTCAAGCCatcatctttctttgaaCAATTATACGGCTAAGAGTGACTTAGAAAGACGAAACAACCCAATTTCATTCACcccatttttttggctCTCCTCTTTCACTTCGCACAGCCCTTTTCGCTTAGTTAAGAAGCTTAGGCCCGATCCAGTGCTATTAATAGCTTACAAGAAATAGGATCGACGTTACTATTGATGGAGCGCATAGCACAGCACTATCGTAGTGGTAAAAGAGATAGAAACGGCAACAGGATGACCTCCCCTGTTATatcagaaaaaaaccatttACAGGTCGAACAAGCAAGAACGCCTGCTCAAATGCCCGCATATAGAGGTGAAACTATAAACTTGTCCAGCCTTTCTCAAAACTCGGTCAAACCGTGCACAGATTTGGACGACCCTAGCATACGACGTAACAACTCCGACAAACGTTCCAAAGTGCTGCTGCTCGATCTATCTACAGGTCCTACTGCATCTTCATCTGTAAGCAATGCAAATGCCGGTGATATTACCATTTTACAGTTACCGCTGCCCAGCACATTAGTGAAAAGGTCGAACTACCcgtttgaaaaactacTGAAGAACTATCTTGGTTCGGAAGAGAAATATGTTGAGTTTATTAAGGTAATCAAAGCTTTTGacgttttcattttcaatgattCATTTAGTAAGATTTCGACCTGTTTAAAAACAACTTTTTGTCTCATcgaaaagtttcaaaagttCATATATCGTTCCTTCCCATCATCTTAcctgaaattttttcttttcgaaGGCTCCTTAAAGGATTGTAAACCATCTTCCTTGGggagaaacaaaaaaaattgcataACGCCTAAAGTGGATTTGAACTTGAAGCTAAACTTGCATACAAATTCAACTCTGAACTTGAGGATAAATATACCCCCACCTAATGattcaaacaaaatattCCTAcaatctttgaagaaagatttgatCCATTATTCGCCAAATTCCTTACAGaagtttttccagtttAGTATTCCTTCCGATTTAGTTTCTAACGATTCTACTCTACCCAACTGGCTTAGATACTACTcgacaaaagaaaatgaaaaggcaattctgaagaaaatttttgacaGTTTTGAAACCCTTGAGAACTTTGAAATGCGAAGATTAGAAAAGTGTTTgaagttcaagaaaatgCCTCCTCTGcaacaaaagcaacaaCCGCAACAGCAGAAAATACCAAACAAATTAGACAATTCAAAATTGTATTCTTTAACCAGTTTGCAAAGGCAATACAAAAGCGTTGAGAAAAGGAATGTGCAAAACAATAGGAACTTGAAAGTAGTTATACCAAAGCTCAACacttcatcttcaccatcaccatcaccatcaccaCTATCATCTGACGACACTATAATGACACCAATAAACGATTATGAACTTACCGAGGGCATTCAATCATTCACCAAAAACAGGTATTCCAATATCTTACCTTACGAACATTCAAGGGTCAAGTTACCTCACTCTCCCAAACCGTCTACAGAAACTGACGTACCTACAACCAACTTAGTATCTTATTCGCCGAAAACGGATGATTCTTACCCAATGTGCCCCATAGGGTCAAAAAACCATCCCTGCAAACTTAACGACTATATCAACGCAAACTATTTAAAACTATCACAAATAAATCCTGATTTCAAGTACATTGCTACCCAAGCGCCACTACCCTCTACAATGGATGACTTCTGGAAAGTCATAACGTTGAACAACGTCAGGATAATAATATCACTGAACtcagatgatgaattgaaCTTAAGAAAATGGGACGTTTACTGGAATAATTCATCATGTTCTAACTACAAAATTAAACTTCAAAACACCTGGGAAAATATTTGCAATATCGATGGATGTGTATTGAGGGTATTTCAAGTCACAAAATTAACCCCCGAAAATAATAGCCTCAAGGAGAATGGCCATGATGGTAACACTACTGCCACCACTATGCC from Saccharomyces eubayanus strain FM1318 chromosome VIII, whole genome shotgun sequence includes the following:
- the PTP2 gene encoding tyrosine protein phosphatase PTP2; this encodes MERIAQHYRSGKRDRNGNRMTSPVISEKNHLQVEQARTPAQMPAYRGETINLSSLSQNSVKPCTDLDDPSIRRNNSDKRSKVLLLDLSTGPTASSSVSNANAGDITILQLPLPSTLVKRSNYPFEKLLKNYLGSEEKYVEFIKVIKAFDVFIFNDSFSKISTCLKTTFCLIEKFQKFIYRSFPSSYLKFFLFEGSLKDCKPSSLGRNKKNCITPKVDLNLKLNLHTNSTLNLRINIPPPNDSNKIFLQSLKKDLIHYSPNSLQKFFQFSIPSDLVSNDSTLPNWLRYYSTKENEKAILKKIFDSFETLENFEMRRLEKCLKFKKMPPLQQKQQPQQQKIPNKLDNSKLYSLTSLQRQYKSVEKRNVQNNRNLKVVIPKLNTSSSPSPSPSPLSSDDTIMTPINDYELTEGIQSFTKNRYSNILPYEHSRVKLPHSPKPSTETDVPTTNLVSYSPKTDDSYPMCPIGSKNHPCKLNDYINANYLKLSQINPDFKYIATQAPLPSTMDDFWKVITLNNVRIIISLNSDDELNLRKWDVYWNNSSCSNYKIKLQNTWENICNIDGCVLRVFQVTKLTPENNSLKENGHDGNTTATTMPASHPFIVYQLQYKKWLDSCGVDINDIIKLHKIKNSLLFNPQKFVASLQKDIYKPDLIDDKNSDLRLDTVNSSPLLVHCSAGCGRTGVFVTLDFLLSILSSTTNRSNKIDVWNMPQDLIFIIVNELRKQRLSMVQNLTQYIACYEALLNYFALQKHVEHGSSP